One region of Bradyrhizobium betae genomic DNA includes:
- a CDS encoding biotin--[acetyl-CoA-carboxylase] ligase, with protein sequence MGFALGPRALQAGYKLAAFDRTGSTNTDAIERARAGERGPMWFVTTEQTAGRGRRQRAWISPRGNLAASVLELLDVAPAVAATIGFAAGLAEEAALEKVSLEAALRLGPDRPRYALKWPNDVLANGRKLVGIGLEAEAIGDRLAIVVGIGTNVVGAPEGTPMPAVSLAALGVQISAEELFSALSDAWVEFRGIWDDGRGFAEIRKLWLERAAGLGERVAINTGATTLEGIFDTIDDTGCLIVRTADGRRQPVAAGEVFFGSAASVGAA encoded by the coding sequence ATGGGGTTCGCGCTCGGTCCTCGCGCACTTCAGGCGGGCTACAAGCTCGCAGCTTTCGACCGGACCGGCTCGACCAACACCGATGCGATCGAGCGCGCGCGCGCCGGCGAACGCGGCCCGATGTGGTTCGTGACGACGGAGCAGACCGCCGGCCGGGGCCGGCGCCAGCGCGCCTGGATATCGCCGCGCGGCAATCTCGCCGCCAGCGTCCTTGAGCTGCTGGACGTCGCGCCGGCGGTTGCCGCCACCATCGGGTTTGCGGCGGGGCTGGCGGAAGAGGCCGCCCTCGAGAAGGTCAGCCTCGAGGCCGCGTTGCGCCTCGGTCCCGACAGGCCCAGATACGCCCTGAAATGGCCGAACGACGTGCTCGCGAACGGCAGGAAGCTCGTCGGCATTGGCCTCGAGGCCGAAGCCATCGGTGATCGCCTCGCCATCGTCGTCGGCATCGGCACCAATGTCGTGGGCGCGCCGGAGGGCACGCCGATGCCGGCCGTGTCGCTCGCCGCCCTCGGCGTCCAGATCAGCGCGGAAGAACTGTTCTCGGCGCTGTCCGATGCCTGGGTCGAGTTCCGCGGCATCTGGGACGATGGCCGCGGCTTTGCCGAAATCCGCAAGCTCTGGCTCGAACGTGCGGCCGGCCTTGGCGAGCGGGTCGCGATCAACACGGGAGCGACGACGCTGGAAGGCATTTTCGACACCATCGACGACACCGGGTGCCTGATCGTCCGCACCGCTGACGGCCGACGCCAGCCGGTGGCGGCCGGCGAGGTGTTCTTCGGCTCGGCCGCCTCCGTGGGAGCTGCGTGA